In Tribolium castaneum strain GA2 chromosome 8, icTriCast1.1, whole genome shotgun sequence, the genomic window CAAGCAGAAATTCTATTGGGGACATAAGGAAATTCTAATTCCAGGTCTgacaattaacaaaaaaaaatatattttaacgtACTAATTGATGTAAcatagtttataaaaaaatgaacgaCGCTATGACGAAGCATCCCGAAGCCGACGTCCTTGTCAACTTCGCGTCGCTTCGTTCCGCTTATCAAAGCACCGTCGAAACGATGGAATTCCCCCAAATCCGAACAATCGCGATCATTGCCGAAGGCATCCCCGAAAATCAAACCCGCAAACTGATCAAACTAGCCAATGAGAAGAAGGTTGCAATTATTGGACCTGCCACAGTGGGCGGAGTCAAGCCAGGGTGTTTCAAAATTGGCAACACTGGCGGAATGATGGATAATATTCTACATTCGAAATTGTACCGCTCTGGAAGTGTGGCTTATGTTTCAAGGTCAGGTGGGATGTCCAATGAGCTTAATAATATTGTATCGAAAGCCACCGATGGTGTGTATGAGGGCGTGGCCATAGGCGGGGATAGGTATCCCGGTACCACCTTCATGGACCATATTATGCGTTACCAAGGCGATGAGAACGtcaaaatgattattttattgGGCGAAGTGGGCGGAGTTGAAGAGTATGAAGTCTGCAACGCCCttaagaataaaattattaccaaACCGTTAGTGGCCTGGTGTATTGGTAAGTAATACTTAAACGACtagtcaagtttttttttgttttttttaacaactgtcaatatcaataaaaatgtatgtcTATCTGACGTAAGATTgtctgaggattccaaatctgtcttcatttttgtgctacgacttttagtttttgagatattagACGAAATATGgttgagtttaattttttccaatttattaaaaatgaataaaaaataaaaaaaatggtaaattgATGTAAAACGACTTGTagttctttttattatataattatcGATTTCAGcacaaaattttgtggcaCTCCACTTAAAATTGCtcaaataatttgaataaaacaacttggtcaaaatttttatttacctgccttccaataaaaaaattgtacaggTCTCAATAtctgaaaatttatatcaaaagtAAGCCTAtctgacgtaaaattgtctggggattccaaatctgtcttCACTTTTATTCTACGACttgtagtttttgagatattatACGAAATATGGttgagtttgattttttccaatttattaaaaatgaataaaaaataaaaaaattggtaaattaaTGTAAAACGACTTGTAgctctttttattaaataattattgatttctgcacaaaattttgtggcaCTCCACTTAAAATTGCTCatataatttgaataaaacaacttggtcaaaatttttatttacctgccttctaataaaaaaattgtacaggTCACAATAaccgaaaatttatatcaaaagtAAGCCTAtctgacgtaaaattgtctggggattccaaatctgtcttcacttttgttctacgacttgtagtttttgagatattatACGAAATATGGttgagtttgattttttccaatttattaaaaatgaataaaaaataaaaaaaaattggtaaattaaTGTAAAACGACTTGTAtctctttttattaaataattattgatttctgcacaaaattttgtggcaCTCCTCTTAAAATTGCtcaaataatttgaataaaacaacttggtcaaaatttttatttacctgccttctaataaaaaaattgtacaggTCACAATAaccgaaaatttatatcaaaagtAAGCCTAtctgacgtaaaattgtctggggattccaaatctgtcttcacttttgttctacgacttgtagtttttgagatattatACGAAATATGGttgagtttgattttttccaatttattaaaagtgaataaaaaataaaaaaaattgttaaattaatgTAAAACGACTTGTAgctctttttattaaataattattgatttctgcacaaaattttgtggcaCTCCACTTAAAATTGCTCgaataatttgaataaaacaacttggtcaaaatttttatttacctgccttctaataaaaaaattgtacaggTCACAATAaccgaaaatttatatcaaaagtAAGCCTAtctgacgtaaaattgtctgaggattccaaatctgtccTCATTTTTGtactacgacttttagtttttgagatattgacAATTGTTTAATGgactttctttaaaataactaaaatttgaatataGGGACCTGTGCGGGCATGTTCACCTCCGAAGTCCAATTCGGCCACGCCGGCTCTTGCGCCAACTCGAACCAAGAAACAGCAACGGCCAAAAACGAGGCCTTAAAGGCTGCCGGTGCCCACGTCCCAGCCTCCTTTGATTACCTCGGCGAGGTGATTCAAGAAGTTTACGAAAAGCTGGTAATACAGGGCGTGATAATCCCACGTGCGGAAGTGCCGCCACCTACCGTCCCGATGGACTACTCGTGGGCACGTGAACTGGGCCTAATTCGCAAACCGGCCAGTTTTATGACGTCAATTTGTGACGAAAGAGGCCAAGAATTGATCTATGCAGGCATGCCAATCTCCgacgttttacaaaaaaatgtaggcATTGGTGGTGTGATTTCCCTGTTGTGGTTCCAGCGTTGTTTACCAACTtatgtttgcaaatttttcgaaatgtgTCTGATGGTGACGGCCGATCATGGGCCTGCGGTCTCTGGGGCCCATAACACGATTGTGTGTGCACGTGCTGGCAAAGATCTGGTCTCGAGTCTTGTGTCTGGGCTGTTGACCATTGGGGACCGGTTTGGGGGCGcgctagatggcgctgccAAGCAGTTCAGTGAGGCGTATGACACGGGCATGCACCCGGCCGAGTTTGTTAACCATATGAGGAATAAAGGACAGTTGATTATGGGGATAGGGCACAGGGTCAAGTCTATTAATAATCCAGATCAAAGGGTGAAAATTGTCAAGGAGTTCGTGATGGCGAATTTCCCGGCGACGCCACTGCTGTTGTACGCCTTGGAAGTGGAGAAGATCACAACGAGCAAAAAACCGAACTTGATTCTGAACGTTGATGGGGTGATTGCATGCTCGTTTGTGGACATGCTGCGGAATTGTGGCAGTTTTACCAGGTTTGTGcttttttattggtaacatttttttttaattttaaattgaaatcttccaacaaaaaacgcttaaagttctcgagtgtctaggtatgcaactcgcatgcgctcgttgcataacgacagccctcgaactttaataatatactaacaatgtatttttattgtttagtgAGGAGGCTCAAGAGTACATAAATATTGGCGCAATTAACTCCCTTTTCGTGCTGGGGCGCTCGATAGGGTTCATTGGCCACTTCATGGACCAGAAGAGGCTGAAGCAAGGGTTGTACAGACACCCATGGGATGATATTTCCTACGTACTTCCAGAGCAATATAACAACTAAGTTATTtggtttaagtttttattaattgctgGTTTAATTCGCGTGAGTTTTGTGTTGTCTCAATCATTTTGACTAAATCTTTtccttaatttattaatggatatttatatttttatatttatattaagaCGTTTCCTTGTGATTTCACAGTTAGGTAAGAGTGTGTCTTATGTActgtcaaaaataaagttacGATAAGTCAGTGCGTGGTAGTTTTATTGGTTTTGTCATGTTGGCAATGAAGGTCAGCATGTTATGCCTTAGAAACATTTTTCATGGGTGCAAAACAGTAAATCAAGTATTGACTGTAATAATTACGGTCTGGCAGACGTTATTATgggaaatttcaaaatttatccaTGATTTTTAAGTCGAAAAATTGCTGTGGTAGCACTGCTTAGAGAATCAACCAATCAGCGTCCAGTATTTCGAGTAAATACGCATGCGTGGTAACTTCGTTGGTAATGTCCTTCCAGTTTGAccagttttccaattttcttcaataattCGACAGTAATTAGAGTAAATTGTGAGATTTCACCAATTTTCCTAAAACAAATAGTTTTTCCACGATTTCTGAGTGGGAAAAGTTTCTCTGGTGACACTGTTTAAGAAAAGTCACCAAACAACCAATCAGCGTCCAGTGTTTCtgtgttttttcttaattaatttttgttttatcaacAAGGTATCTGATAAAAGgaatttgtgaaaatttaactaaaacgGCCTGAGCTTCAAATTCTAGTAATTTAGTTGTGTTTAAGTTAGTGTGGTAGCATTGTTCATTGTTCAACCAATCAGCGTTCAGTATTCGCAAAACTGCGTACGCACAACGTGTTGATAAACTTTTCGTTTGcattttcgtgatttttgtgtgaattttccaattttctgCTCAATTCCGGCTTCAGTGTTTGTCGGTTGTGACTTTTGATCAATTTGTGTTGCGAAATAGTGATTTCTTCCGAAGGCGTTCTTGCGGATACAAGGTAAGAAATTTGCGGAATTTTACCGAAAATTCGACGTAGGAAGCATTATTACGCTTCTGGtttgttgttttgtgctaaatttCATGATTTAATGCAATAATTTCACGTTAAGGTTATGCCTTAACCAATCAGCGTCCATTATTTAAACCGACGCGCCTACGTGATCATTtcataaaatgataaaaaaaatgttcgttcctgtttgaaattttattgaaagttgTTTAAAACCACCTTGAGCGACGTTAATGTCTCTAATTTAGCCATTTTACGCAAAATCTGGCTGTGTGGTTATTATCCAGTGGCGTAACATACGCCAGGCAACTGGGACAGTTGGCAGAAAATGAAATCCCTAGCCCAGTCATAACTTCAAAAAACTgaagcattttttatgttttctgcCAGGATGGATCAAGAACCCGCCCAAACTTTCTGCTCGTGTGTGGCAACACCTTTAGACTACATGATACAAACATATTTCCAAGTTAGGAACATAACTTCAGGCCCACAATACGAAATGTACAAACGCCGTTTcaacaatataatttttaaccaCTTGTCTGAAATCgtacaaaatttaacaattacAATATATTTCCCTCGATGTCAGGAATTACTTCGTAACGACTTGGGAACAGTTCGCTACATGTCCTGCATATGCCCCCACACTATCACTAGCCACTTTTACCCAGTTTTTGTCCAGCATTTTGACCCAAAACACGGCATCAAGCACCGATTATTGGACTTCACAAAACGCGATTCTGGGTTCAGTTCAATTCTCATCAACTTTGGTGTTATTGAACGAATTGTGGGATTTTGTGGCGACTATTGTTACCATGATCCCGGCAATCCAACTCCCAGTAACCACTTGCAAAGTCTCAGAACTTTGGGCCAAAGAAATGTGTTAAATTTGCCCTATTCTGACGATTTTGTTCCAACTTTGTTCAGCTTTTTGATTGATTATTTGCCAATTGATTTGATTTCGGCTTTGGACAAGTTGGGTCATGTGTGTGGTAATAACAGTGGACAGTCACAACTAGTCCGGAATTTGGTTTCCGAGTATATAAAGTGGAAGGAAGGGCAGGAACATGTCTTGTTGAGTAGTTACACTAGTTTCGTTATAAGCAACTTGGGGGCGCTTAATGCCTACTTGGAACGCTTTAAATGCTTGCCCTACAGTGTGGGGGCGCTGTTCACGTCAGTCTTGAACCGGTTTTTGCTCGTTTTCACCAATGAGATATACCGTGAGGTCGACGCGATTAAAATGAGCGACAATAGTGCAGTAATGTACTATTTCTACTTGACCAAGTTACGTGATTTGTTCACATGTTACGAGGACTCGGGTTATGTGCCCACCAAAGCGAGCGCCTTCTTGGACTCAGAAATAGAACACTTGGTTGATAATCTAGTTATTGACAGTAAAGACCAAGCAAAAATCGACGAGTTCCACAAAGAGTTTACAGAAATTGTGGATTCATTCTACACAAGAGCCAAGATATATATCAAAAATCTCCTCTCACAAttcccaaattttgataaatttgctTGGATCGTTCTTCCAGTTGCTGAATATAGCCAAGTCCATGAGACTTACCATTTGTTGCACGAATCTGAAACCACGTGCCACAACTGCCAACAATTGTTGCTAGAAGTGAGAAATATTAATATAGTGCTCGCCAACTTGCCACTACTGGAAATTGAAAGTGTGGTTGAAAAATGGTTGTTGGTTTTAAAAGAAGGCGATTTTCCCATGATTGCAGAAATGTTGGAGTATTTATTCTCGCTCCCAGCGTCTTATAAAGTGATGGAGGATCTAGTGGCTGTGAGTGGGAACGAGTGCAAAACAAGAGTAGTGAACAAAAACATAGGAAACATCGAAGTGGGGGCTATTGGGGACGTTTTTGCCAATGATTGGGGTGTTATAGAAGATATCATCAAGAGTCACCAAATTTCAGTGCTTGAGGATTAGATAATggatatattatatatatatatatatatatatatatatatatatatatatatatatatatatatatatatatatataaaatagtattgtttattaataattaaggcaaaaacataattttgcaatatttttttacataatgtaatatattttttaatagttatgTCTTCAGTGCAGCCCCGCACCCAGCCTGTGGTCCCCGTAATCATCGACCAGATCCTTTCCTGCAAACACCCTTCCTTCCAAATTGCGGGAAAAGCCGTTCACATTGTTAGTAAAATTTCCACTGTTCGTTTGCTTCACTTGTGCCTTTTCCAGACTTGTTTAATCGGCGTGATTTCAAACATTCACGTCGACTCTTTGGAAATAACATGTAACATCCAAGATCAGTCTGGTAAGATCAAAGGAGCCATTAATTGCGACTCCGAATCGGAAGTTAATTCGAAACTTGTAACTTTGATCGAAGGCAAGTATTCGAAAATTTTCGCTTCGATTCGCATCCAAAACTGCGAAAAAGTCGTAATGATAATGAAAACATTCCCGGTTGATGATTTAAATGAGTTGTCTTCGCACTTATTGAACGTTTTGAGTGTGAAATTCGAGGCGGAAGCTGAGTTAAACCAAGAACTGAGTTGTGCAAATACACTTGCTGATGCTTTGGAGATGGGTGAGGACTCGGCTACGCCTCGTATTAGTGAGTTTCAACGCttggtttttaatattgtGAAGAGTGATTTTTCCGAGTTTGGGGTCACGAGAAGGAATGTCTTGAAACAGTTTCCTTCGTATCAAGGACATGAAGTTAagtatgtttgtttttttttctcatgatTTGGTTTGATTGGGCCGTTGTAGCCAAGCTTTGGAACATTTGATCAGTCAAGGCGCTATTTACCTGACTATTGATCAAGATCATCTCAAGGCcgttacgaatttttattaatttaaaaaaataagttgtttGCTAATGTAGTAGGTGGCCGTGGTTGGCATAAGGCTAGCGCGCCATCTCACAAATGAGTTTGTAATCACAAATTACAGGTTTCTgttcaaattaatatttttatttttttataaaatctacactcgagttttaaattaatttaaattcaaccaagTAACTaaatacttggaaaaaaaatgcagaaatgttaaGTGCGCCCTCTGACGACATTAGCGGAATTATGGAGGACGGGAcgtttttttatacatttcaCGTCCTAGCCTTTATATATCCGTAATAAAAACCCAACAGTTcgtttcaaacaatttattcttAGAAAATACGCACTATGTGTTACACTCCAGCTTCTTAcctcttaattaattaataaattttttaaatttgataataaacaaatcttaATTGCATCAAATAAATAAGAACTAACAGCCCCTTTAATCCTCCATATCTGAATCTTCAATAACAATAGTATCAACCCCATCTTCTTTAACCACAAAATAATCCGATTGGTCGCTAAGCTCAAAGGCGGGTACTtcaataaaaacagttttgcCAACCTAAAATCATTTTTCCCGCCTTGTGCTGTAAAATATCGTGACATACCTCAGTTTTTCTCTTTTTGGCTTCTTGAATAACAAGTTGGCGCGCTGTTGGTCGAGTTATATGCAAGACTTCCGTTTCCTCATCTTCAAGTTTCGCATTACGTTCTTTGTGCAATCTGCGCAACACTTTAATCCGTTCTGCACGTTTCAAGTGACCGTAGTCGTTACAAATAAAAGTGTGGGGCACCACAGTGGGGTGTAACAACATCTGAATTTTCCCATTTTTCACGTGGTCCCCAAAGTTCCTCATGTCCTCTCTCAGCTGCAgttaatagtagtaaaaaaCGTAACGTCGGACCAACTTACGTTAAAATGGTCCTCGCAGCAAAACATCGGCGATTTTGGGTTTTTGGTGTTTGGTCTGCCAACAGCCTGTAGCCACTTTTTCCGGCGCACGGGGTTTACAGGGACCATTATAAACATCTTCTCGGGGGTTGTATGCGACGCGTTGGGGCACAATGGTACATAGcagaattttttgtatttgggACTTGGTTCTTTCCTAACCTCTCTTGTCCTAACCTCATTTGTGTGAACTTTGTTGTCCGTCAAAACCGTCACTCTTGTTACTTCTAGGAGAGGTTCTTCGTCCGAATCGATCAAATCCATGCCTGAGAGGCGCTCAAGTgacctaaattaattgaaaaataaataataacaaacctTGACAGGTCACAATTGACAGTTCACGGTTACAGAAAACTGTAATCGGTAATATGATCCACCGATTTTGTTGATTAATcgtcttgaaaaatttgcttaatttgcggaaacatttttttattacatttctaACCACTTCGACACTGGCACAATTCGTTGGCTGTCCAAAAATTGCGTGTTAGATATACAGGGTTAGTCAATAATGGGAATTTATATagttatgcaaccaataatactgaTTCCAACTGATCccttgtaaaaaagtttttttttgcctagttttctgtcatttttttattttctatgcatttttttttttcaataaaaactgGTATTTCTACCAAAACATCAAAAACAACGTTGAATTTGACTTTTTAATCTGGTTTTTAACCCTAACTTCTAACTcagattttccaaaaacatcaatttttttgaaaaatgagtcgactttcaagtttttttttcaactactATCTATTAAAACATCAATTACCTGAattttttatgactttttaaaAAGGTAAGGCAGAGTTTTATGCCAAAAATAAGGTAAACTACCCTGTTTTTTAAtgatgaaaaaatgtgagCCAGACGTAACAAGTGAATCTGtggtttttgtgaaaaaaatgtataaaaatttaaaaaattactaactaAAGTAAGCAAATAAATCTGAGTTAGAACGTTATAACGATTctgttaatgtcgccagaaaGCGCACTTGTTCTATCGTCAAGCAAACTAAGAAAATTCAGACAGGTAGAACAATAAATTCCCAAAAGTAAGAAGAGATcaacataatgcaaaaattttatggtcaactaaattaaaaaaaaacttttaccagTTTGCATTTTcgtgaaatttattaaagcctTGCGAgtacggttacagatacaagaaaaatattatgaaaaaatgtaTATCCCTATAAACCAAAGttgttcaaagacgctcaagtgAAGTGAAAACATCAAACTTCAAAGACTATGACTTTtgaatgaagtttattttggtGTTGGCTGGGCTGGAAGTGTTATgagaatcaccctgtagagaaataaaacactttaaaTTCTTTCGCCGACTGGTGTGATTGTCAGTTCGTTTAtctgaaaattaaaactgccaaaaaaaataaattttgcaaaatatgtaCCTCGACATTTTCGGGTGTGGACAATGCATAGCACACTGCATCTGCAACGTCTTCAGGCTTTAAAATTGGTTGACTTTTCATCATTTCCTGCCGTTCGGCGCTATATCCAGTACCGAGAGTCGTCATTTCGCTTATAACCAATCCCGGACTGACGCTCTATAAAAATgcatcaatttattttttttgccaaaacttcGTAATTACTGTAATTTTGATTTTCGACCCAAGAGTGAGAAACTCGTTTCGTAAAGTCCCGGCCAATGCCGTGACTGCATGTTTGCTGGCTGTGTAGGCATTGATTCCGGGAACATTCACAATTTTATGCCCGGCAATGCTACTAATGTGGACAATATGCCCGTTTATGTCGTTTGTTGTCATTGATTTCACCGCTTCTCTCGTGGCAATGCACAGTCCCATGACGTTCACATCGAAAATGTTCCTCCAAGCCTCGGTGTCTCCGTTTGCTAGGAAACTTTCTGTAGAAACACCAGCATTGTTGATTAGGATGTGGACTTGTCcgagatttttttcaacccaTTTGAAGGCTTTAATAATTTCGTCTTCTTTTCTCATGTCAGTTCTAATAGCGTGAAGTTTGCCTTGGAGCTTTTTAGCGCGCTCTTGGATCCGTTCAGAGCGACGAGCGAGTCCAGCAACCTCAAGAGTTTAGTTCTTTAGgggtagaaaaaaatatacttacaATAACACCGTTTGCTACCAAAGCGTCGGCAATTGCAGCACCAATTCCTGAACTTGCGCCCGTAACTATAGCTACTTTGCCCAtccatctgcttagtgaaagaaCCATTTTAACTGACTATTTGCCGGAATTAGTTCGTTTCATGGGAATAGTGCAAGCATTATATGCAAAAATGCAGTGTCAAGGATaaaccaataataatattgtGTTATTCATTAGTCCTTACTTACTGGTTAAGTTAGAAAAAGTGTTATAAAGATAATACGAAATTAATGTCCTAATTAACACAGACTGTTgtgaaattaattatatttagtACCAATAAATATTAAGCAGTTGGGAAcatttattgatgttatttaaTTGACTCAACAAGCACTTAAGAAATAAAACTctatttctttattatacagggtaatttttaaaaaacgagccATCCTGAATTTCTCAGAAAAGCAacatacaatttaaaaattgcgaagcaggtcaatttttattttcaggaagacacttttttagttttttaacattttatgaGTAAATAAAGGAATTCGGTTgtgtttttcttgattttctcAATATTTCCCTTAATTCGCCTTGATTTTTCCAGATTTCCTCTagatttttcctaatttttaaaaattattttttgtgaatttatttattatctgtTCACCGTAGTTTTTTCGTCATTCTTTCACAGTTTAtcataattagtaataaatatGAAATCATTGGAGATGTTCATTTCATTGAAATCAAAGACAAGTCAAattcagaaattttaatatgattatttgatttagtgttttttatctttctcgaAAATGGTCATttgggatttttttattctactggtgaaaaattaattccaaaaatttatgaatagaAAACCCTGAattatacacgtaaagaaaagttggcacTTTTTGCTCCTGA contains:
- the LOC657419 gene encoding farnesol dehydrogenase, translating into MVLSLSRWMGKVAIVTGASSGIGAAIADALVANGVIVAGLARRSERIQERAKKLQGKLHAIRTDMRKEDEIIKAFKWVEKNLGQVHILINNAGVSTESFLANGDTEAWRNIFDVNVMGLCIATREAVKSMTTNDINGHIVHISSIAGHKIVNVPGINAYTASKHAVTALAGTLRNEFLTLGSKIKITSVSPGLVISEMTTLGTGYSAERQEMMKSQPILKPEDVADAVCYALSTPENVEINELTITPVGERI
- the LOC657499 gene encoding uncharacterized protein LOC657499 codes for the protein MDLIDSDEEPLLEVTRVTVLTDNKVHTNEVRTREVRKEPSPKYKKFCYVPLCPNASHTTPEKMFIMVPVNPVRRKKWLQAVGRPNTKNPKSPMFCCEDHFNLREDMRNFGDHVKNGKIQMLLHPTVVPHTFICNDYGHLKRAERIKVLRRLHKERNAKLEDEETEVLHITRPTARQLVIQEAKKRKTEVGKTVFIEVPAFELSDQSDYFVVKEDGVDTIVIEDSDMED